One genomic segment of Nothobranchius furzeri strain GRZ-AD chromosome 10, NfurGRZ-RIMD1, whole genome shotgun sequence includes these proteins:
- the gucy2d gene encoding retinal guanylyl cyclase 1: MENQRDPPCLHNLAYHPRWRHRSVKVLRKRHIWTVVAESFSRCSKFGLLSSSKLPLPSSTVQHTRTWRGNWFLLLLLTILLYPCQVWATTFKVTLVGPWTCDLLYSKALPDLAARLATSRINKNPYLNKGYWYDYTLINEDCKATRSLVRFADLESYGAAFLGPANSGYCSSTALYAKEWDVGILSWGCLNPDIKTGNMYRTFLRPLPLSSQVLFTVLRYFHWAHVAIISEETDVWESTGHELASSLRTLGLPVNPVVTMEADKEGPRRALTKIREADRVRVIIMCMPSVLIGGQAQYKLLTTALTMRMIDRGYVFIPYDTLLYSLPYKDTYYYQLGNDTRLRKAYDGVLTITMESGERNFYEAFRDAQDNFEIRSSTPPEQVSPFFGTIYNMMYFIAMAAEQVRLDRGRWVTGQMLSQSEGGFEFEGFNQHLQAGKNGEGMQASYVVLDYSGMGNTLYSTHFLHATHTDGETGGLKYLGRSIHFAGSTPSKDSSCWFSPYFACSGGMDPVTLFFLFVLLVLFAGFVINIFLHLKKGRVGFSFGGDGSSGASKVVLTLDDLVFINTQVSKRKLNDESIMKSQGDMKTPHHSVSGRSYLASSPDSSNVAVFEGDWVWLKKCPTGTVSSVSNSTEVVFVKLREMRHENLNLFLGLFFDSGIFGVVTEHCTRGSLEDLLANEEVRLDWMFKSSLLMDLIRGMKYLHHRDIIHGRLKSRNCVVDGRFVLKVTEYGFNEILIAQDIDLDEEKPEDLLWTAPELLRNSNERRRGTFCGDVYSFSIVVQEVISRSTPFCMLDMPPKEIINKVKNPPPLCRPIISVEEAPLDVIQLMKQAWSEEPEKRPNFEDIFKQFKCITKGKKTNLIDSMLRMLEQYSSNLEDLIRERTEELEVERQKTDQLVAQMLPKSVAQALKLGKPVEPEHFSEVTLYFSDIVGFTTISALSEPIEVVDLLNDLYSLFDAIIPLHDVYKVETIGDAYMVASGVPTRNGNRHAAEMANMSLDILHCIGTFKARHMPDIKIRIRIGLHSGPVVAGVVGLTMPRYCLFGDTVNTTSRMESTSLPYRIHVNQTTVNLLNDLKMGYQIQIRGLTELKGKGVETTYWLVGKDDFHKALPVPIEVKDLGVNHGIGLEEIPVDRRQKFLDRQKKTN, from the exons ATGGAAAATCAGAGAGACCCTCCCTGTCTGCACAACCTTGCCTACCACCCGCGATGGCGGCACCGCTCTGTCAAAGTATTACGAAAAAGGCATATATGGACAGTTGTTGCAGAGAGTTTTAGCAGGTGTAGTAAGTTtggattattatcatcatcaaaaTTACCATTGCCATCAAGCACTGTGCAGCACACCAGAACATGGAGGGGGAACTGGTTTCTTCTGTTATTACTCACAATCTTATTATACCCCTGTCAAGTCTGGGCAACTACATTCAAAGTGACCCTGGTTGGACCCTGGACTTGTGACCTCTTATACTCTAAGGCGCTACCTGACTTGGCGGCCCGCCTTGCCACCAGCCGCATAAACAAGAACCCCTACCTCAACAAAGGCTACTGGTATGACTACACTCTGATTAATGAGGACTGCAAGGCAACCCGAAGTCTTGTTCGCTTTGCTGATCTGGAAAGTTACGGGGCTGCTTTCCTGGGCCCTGCAAACTCCGGTTACTGCTCTTCAACTGCTTTGTATGCCAAAGAGTGGGATGTTGGAATTTTATCCTGGGGTTGTCTCAACCCTGATATAAAAACAGGAAACATGTATCGTACCTTCCTGAGGCCACTTCCATTGTCCTCCCAAGTACTTTTCACTGTGTTGAGGTACTTCCATTGGGCCCATGTGGCCATCATCTCAGAGGAGACAGATGTGTGGGAGTCCACCGGGCATGAGTTGGCCTCTTCACTAAGGACTCTTGGCCTGCCTGTCAACCCTGTAGTCACAATGGAGGCTGACAAGGAAGGGCCTCGGAGAGCTCTGACTAAAATACGAGAAGCAGACAGAGTCAGAG TGATCATCATGTGCATGCCTTCTGTGCTGATTGGTGGCCAAGCCCAGTATAAGCTCCTGACAACAGCCTTAACAATGCGTATGATAGACCGCGGTTATGTGTTTATTCCTTACGACACTCTTCTGTATTCACTACCTTACAAAGACACGTACTACTATCAGCTTGGGAATGACACCAGGCTCCGTAAAGCCTATGACGGGGTTCTCACCATCACAATGGAATCTGGAGAGCGTAATTTCTACGAGGCCTTCAGAGATGCTCAGGACAACTTTGAGATACGAAGCAGCACGCCGCCAGAGCAG GTTTCTCCTTTCTTTGGCACCATTTACAACATGATGTACTTCATAGCCATGGCTGCAGAGCAGGTCCGTTTAGACAGAGGCCGCTGGGTCACAGGTCAAATGCTGAGCCAAAGTGAAGGTGGCTTTGAGTTTGAAGGGTTCAATCAGCACCTGCAGGCTGGAAAGAATGGTGAAGGGATGCAGGCTAGTTATGTGGTCCTGGACTACAGTGGCATGGGCAACACACTCTACTCCACACACTTTCTTCATGCTACTCACACAGATGGAGAGACCggcggcttgaaatatctgggtcGTTCAATCCACTTTGCAGGGAGCACTCCCTCCAAAGACTCAAGCTGCTGGTTTAGTCCATACTTTGCCTGTTCTGGAG GCATGGATCCAGTCACACTCTTCTTTCTGTTTGTCCTGTTAGTTCTGTTTGCTGGATTTGTGATAAACATATTTCTCCATCTGAA AAAAGGCAGAGTTGGGTTTAGCTTTGGAGGCGATGGAAGCAGCGGTGCTTCAAAGGTTGTCTTGACTCTGGATGATCTGGTCTTCATCAATACTCAAGTCAGCAAACGG AAGCTAAACGATGAAAGTATAATGAAAAGCCAAGGGGACATGAAGACACCTCACCACTCAGTGTCTGGTCGCAGCTACTTAGCCTCTTCCCCAGACAGCTCCAATGTCGCCGTGTTTGAG GGTGATTGGGTTTGGTTGAAGAAGTGTCCCACGGGAACGGTGTCAAGTGTCAGTAACAGCACTGAAGTGGTTTTTGTGAAG CTCAGAGAGATGAGGCATGAAAACCTAAATCTGTTCCTGGGACTGTTCTTTGACTCCGGGATCTTTGGCGTTGTGACTGAGCACTGTACCAGGGGCAGCTTGGAAGATCTGTTGGCCAATGAAGAAGTGCGTCTGGACTGGATGTTCAAGTCTTCCTTGTTAATGGATCTGATCCGG GGAATGAAATACCTTCATCATCGGGACATCATCCACGGACGGCTCAAATCCCGTAACTGTGTGGTGGACGGGCGCTTTGTGCTGAAGGTGACAGAATACGGCTTCAATGAAATTCTGATCGCACAAGACATCGACTTAGATGAGGAAAAGCCTGAAG ACCTGCTTTGGACGGCCCCGGAGCTGCTGCGAAACTCAAATGAGAGGAGGAGAGGCACTTTCTGTGGAGATGTCTACAGTTTTTCCATTGTTGTGCAGGAGGTCATTTCTCGCTCTACACCTTTCTGCATGCTGGACATGCCCCCAAAGG AGATCATCAACAAGGTGAAAAACCCTCCTCCTCTGTGTCGACCCATTATCTCAGTGGAAGAGGCTCCTTTAGACGTAATACAGTTAATGAAACAGGCCTGGAGCGAAGAGCCGGAGAAGAGACCAAACTTTGAGGACATTTTCAAGCAG TTCAAGTGCATCACAAAGGGAAAAAAGACCAACCTGATAGATTCGATGCTGCGGATGTTGGAACAGTACTCCTCCAACTTAGAGGATCTGATCAGAGAGAGGACAGAGGAGCTGGAGGTGGAGAGACAGAAAACGGACCAGCTGGTGGCTCAGATGTTGCCCAA GTCTGTTGCCCAGGCGCTGAAGTTGGGGAAACCTGTGGAGCCGGAGCACTTTAGTGAAGTCACGCTTTACTTCAGTGACATCGTGGGTTTCACCACCATCTCAGCTCTCAGCGAGCCCATCGAGGTGGTCGACCTTCTCAATGACCTCTACTCGCTGTTCGATGCTATTATTCCCCTGCACGATGTCTACAAG GTGGAAACCATTGGAGATGCCTACATGGTGGCTTCAGGAGTTCCCACCAGAAATGGGAACCGCCACGCAGCTGAAATGGCCAACATGTCCCTGGATATTCTCCATTGCATTGGAACCTTCAAGGCGAGACACATGCCTGACATAAAAATCAGGATACGTATTGGCCTGCACTCTG gcccAGTCGTGGCAGGTGTAGTTGGCCTAACAATGCCTAGATACTGTCTGTTTGGAGACACAGTCAACACAACATCTCGAATGGAGTCCACATCGTTGC CTTACAGAATCCACGTCAATCAAACCACCGTTAACCTCCTGAACGACTTGAAAATGGGATACCAGATTCAAATCAGAGGCCTGACAGAGTTAAAG GGAAAAGGAGTTGAGACCACATACTGGTTGGTGGGGAAAGACGACTTCCACAAGGCTCTTCCAGTCCCAATAGAAGTTAAAGA TTTGGGGGTCAACCATGGGATCGGTTTGGAGGAGATTCCCGTCGACAGAAGGCAGAAATTCCTAGATCGACAGAAGAAAACAAACTAA